In the Flavobacterium sp. J372 genome, one interval contains:
- a CDS encoding O-antigen ligase family protein, with amino-acid sequence MKNKFLFNLLKLVICLNGATLIIPNKFKAYPVLLFLVTAMLSIQTVRLKCLNYKRLFLLSLPFLIFCFSLLYTDNLLKGFSKLSTLSALVAFPLIMLILQLTRVNFKIFERLLYSSFILSVSIFGMCSFIYFWSQEFTLSETIIHYSNLINIRLGLFSIHPIYFSLYIGIALILSLEKLKSLDKARLKVLIILIIIMNMVFMGILMRKGPIISFFLACIVWMFQNKSFRSFILISALASIIIGTITLLPKYKNFNRFGELLSISNTHETKSSTQIRADIFKCSIQGVIESPIFGYGLGSSNKNLMSVIKSIQALMKLINIIAITNIYQ; translated from the coding sequence ATGAAGAATAAATTTTTATTTAATCTTTTAAAGCTAGTAATTTGCCTGAATGGCGCAACTTTAATTATTCCAAATAAATTTAAAGCTTACCCAGTATTATTATTTTTGGTTACAGCAATGCTTTCAATACAAACTGTAAGATTAAAATGTCTTAACTATAAAAGATTATTTTTACTTAGTTTACCATTCCTTATTTTTTGTTTTAGCTTATTGTATACGGATAACTTACTTAAAGGATTTTCTAAACTCTCAACACTATCTGCATTAGTTGCCTTCCCACTCATAATGTTAATCCTCCAACTTACAAGAGTAAATTTTAAGATTTTTGAAAGATTATTATACAGTTCATTTATTTTGTCTGTAAGTATTTTTGGAATGTGTTCATTTATTTATTTCTGGAGTCAGGAATTCACATTATCTGAGACTATAATCCATTACTCTAATCTTATCAATATCCGCTTAGGTCTTTTTTCAATACATCCTATTTATTTCTCACTGTATATAGGTATTGCTTTAATCTTATCTTTAGAGAAACTAAAATCATTAGATAAAGCGCGATTAAAGGTTTTAATCATTCTAATAATTATAATGAATATGGTGTTTATGGGTATTCTTATGAGAAAAGGACCTATAATATCCTTTTTTCTGGCATGCATAGTCTGGATGTTTCAAAACAAATCTTTTAGGTCTTTTATTCTCATATCAGCATTGGCAAGTATAATAATAGGCACCATTACATTATTGCCTAAATATAAAAATTTCAATCGTTTTGGAGAACTTTTAAGCATCTCTAATACACATGAAACAAAATCATCAACTCAAATAAGAGCTGATATTTTTAAGTGTTCTATTCAAGGAGTTATAGAAAGCCCGATATTTGGCTATGGTTTAGGCTCATCCAACAAAAACTTGATGAGTGTTATCAAATCAATACAAGCATTGATGAAGCTAATAAATATAATAGCCATAACCAATATTTATCAATAG
- a CDS encoding FkbM family methyltransferase, with product MHKFLYKYKSPLLKLKRLFNKVTGIEIIKYPTPELHRRIQLIKNHDIDVVIDVGANIGQFGSEMRNMGFSGKIISFEPLKDAFLKLTKVSSKDPLWEVHNISLGERDGKTYINIAQNSVSSSLLENLPQLTESAPGATFVNKEIVEVRRLDTIFKSLGISENNIYLKIDTQGYEKMVLEGAADSLQKIKGIQIEMALFPSYTKSLTFDETKKLLESKGFILMALENGFYDKNTGKQLEADGIFFKT from the coding sequence ATGCACAAATTTCTATACAAATATAAAAGTCCGTTACTCAAACTTAAAAGGTTATTCAATAAAGTTACAGGCATTGAAATAATAAAATATCCGACACCAGAATTACATAGACGGATACAATTAATAAAAAATCATGACATTGATGTTGTAATTGATGTGGGTGCAAATATTGGCCAGTTTGGATCTGAAATGCGAAATATGGGCTTTAGTGGTAAAATAATCTCTTTTGAACCTTTAAAAGATGCATTTTTAAAATTGACGAAAGTTTCTTCAAAAGATCCGCTTTGGGAAGTACATAATATTTCGTTAGGAGAAAGAGATGGAAAGACCTATATTAATATTGCACAGAACTCTGTAAGCAGTTCGCTATTGGAGAATCTCCCACAACTTACAGAAAGTGCTCCAGGCGCAACATTTGTTAACAAAGAAATTGTTGAAGTACGCAGGCTTGATACAATTTTTAAAAGTCTAGGGATTTCGGAGAACAATATTTATCTAAAAATTGACACCCAGGGATATGAAAAGATGGTACTTGAGGGCGCGGCTGATTCTTTACAAAAAATAAAAGGTATCCAGATAGAGATGGCGCTATTTCCTTCGTATACTAAATCACTTACATTTGATGAGACAAAAAAATTACTTGAGAGTAAAGGTTTTATATTAATGGCCCTTGAAAATGGCTTTTACGATAAAAATACCGGAAAACAACTTGAAGCGGACGGAATATTCTTTAAAACTTAA